Proteins encoded in a region of the Myxococcales bacterium genome:
- a CDS encoding phosphotransferase: MEALRELIKQRFAGAVIDDLRPLGADLGDDATHKDLGYGVPIRVAFHDGAGRARVVVFHTARADTFGHDRRADRLSEMVLAYDTFADVPAHVAALDVGVIAADGRLRSLADTGEPYLLTEWADGAPYADDLRRVAERGVTDTDRQRVDQLAAYLAALHTPRGGPPPVYARAVRDLIGAGEGIFGMIDGYPTDAPGAAPARLRALEARCVEWRWRLRDRGPRLARIHGDFHPFNVLFDTDGVLRLLDASRGSVGEPADDLTALAVNYVFFAIDHPGAWRAGLGELWHRLWRGWLAATGDREVLEVAAPWLAWRALVVCNPRWYPRLSARGRDAILGWVERVLAAPALVVASADEVPP; encoded by the coding sequence ATGGAGGCGCTGCGCGAGCTCATCAAGCAGCGATTCGCCGGCGCGGTGATCGACGACCTGCGGCCGCTGGGCGCCGATCTGGGCGACGACGCGACGCACAAGGACCTCGGCTACGGCGTGCCGATCCGCGTCGCCTTCCACGACGGCGCCGGCCGCGCCCGGGTCGTGGTGTTCCACACCGCGCGCGCCGACACCTTCGGCCACGACCGCCGCGCCGATCGCCTCAGCGAGATGGTGCTGGCCTACGACACCTTCGCCGATGTGCCCGCCCACGTGGCGGCGCTCGACGTGGGCGTGATCGCGGCGGATGGGCGCCTGCGCTCACTGGCCGACACCGGCGAGCCGTACCTGCTGACCGAGTGGGCCGACGGCGCGCCGTACGCGGACGACCTGCGGCGCGTGGCCGAGCGCGGCGTCACCGACACGGACCGCCAGCGCGTCGATCAGCTCGCGGCGTACCTGGCCGCGCTGCACACGCCCCGCGGTGGTCCCCCCCCGGTCTACGCCCGCGCGGTGCGCGACCTCATCGGCGCCGGCGAGGGGATCTTCGGCATGATCGACGGCTACCCGACCGACGCGCCCGGTGCGGCGCCGGCGCGGCTGCGCGCGCTCGAGGCCCGGTGCGTCGAGTGGCGGTGGCGGCTGCGCGATCGCGGCCCGCGGCTCGCGCGGATCCACGGCGACTTCCACCCGTTCAACGTGCTGTTCGACACCGACGGGGTGCTGCGGCTGCTCGACGCCAGCCGCGGGTCGGTCGGCGAGCCGGCCGACGACCTGACCGCGCTGGCGGTGAACTACGTGTTCTTCGCCATCGATCATCCGGGCGCGTGGCGGGCCGGGCTCGGGGAGCTGTGGCACCGGCTCTGGCGTGGGTGGCTGGCCGCGACCGGCGACCGCGAGGTGCTCGAGGTGGCGGCGCCGTGGCTGGCGTGGCGCGCGCTGGTGGTGTGCAACCCGCGCTGGTACCCGCGGCTGTCGGCGCGCGGGCGCGACGCGATCCTGGGCTGGGTCGAGCGCGTGCTGGCGGCGCCGGCGCTGGTCGTGGCCTCGGCCGACGAGGTGCCGCCGTGA
- a CDS encoding efflux RND transporter periplasmic adaptor subunit gives MRIRRWRTWLVLAAVIASVGGYLVVRRLRPVAVTVVPVVRGRAIEAVYATGTVEPIERVVVKARLSEHVARILVREGDVVTAGQLLAEIENPGRAFALRQGQTQLTKAQIQAGARSPQLAGLAAQARALQAQLDQAQRELDRTARLARSAAVPQAELDLARAKVALLDAQAQAATDQLRSARLELAATRDQLVAQVGSLALEVDDGSVTSPIAGVVLRRDVEPGEVVAQNQAMFEVADTRTLLIELHVDEADIARISDGAAPTAVALSFYAFPERAFAGTVAEILPEPDRVRRAYTVRVRLDQPIVGLRVGMTAEANLIVARRDDVVLVPIEAVDGDRAWFVEGGRAVRRPVTLGLRGLTEAEVVTGAAVGDRAIIDAAARGLREGARVDAAARAPR, from the coding sequence ATGCGCATCCGGCGGTGGCGAACCTGGCTCGTGCTCGCGGCGGTGATCGCCAGCGTCGGCGGCTACCTCGTGGTGCGTCGGCTGCGCCCGGTCGCGGTCACGGTGGTGCCGGTGGTCCGCGGGCGCGCGATCGAGGCCGTCTACGCGACCGGCACGGTCGAGCCGATCGAGCGGGTGGTGGTGAAGGCGCGCCTGAGCGAGCACGTCGCGCGGATCCTGGTGCGGGAGGGCGACGTGGTCACGGCCGGGCAGCTGCTGGCCGAGATCGAGAACCCCGGGCGCGCGTTCGCGCTGCGCCAGGGCCAGACCCAGCTGACCAAGGCGCAGATCCAGGCCGGGGCGCGCTCGCCGCAGCTCGCCGGGCTCGCGGCCCAGGCGCGGGCGCTGCAGGCCCAGCTCGATCAGGCGCAGCGCGAGCTCGACCGCACCGCCCGCCTCGCGCGCAGCGCCGCGGTGCCGCAGGCGGAGCTCGACCTTGCCCGGGCCAAGGTCGCGCTGCTCGACGCCCAGGCCCAGGCGGCGACCGATCAGCTGCGCTCGGCCCGGCTCGAGCTCGCCGCCACCCGGGATCAGCTCGTGGCCCAGGTCGGGTCGCTCGCGCTCGAGGTCGACGACGGCTCGGTCACGTCGCCGATCGCCGGGGTGGTGCTGCGGCGCGACGTCGAGCCGGGCGAGGTCGTCGCGCAGAACCAGGCGATGTTCGAGGTCGCGGACACCCGGACGCTGCTGATCGAGCTGCACGTCGACGAGGCCGACATCGCGCGCATCAGCGACGGCGCGGCGCCCACGGCGGTGGCGCTGTCGTTCTACGCGTTCCCGGAGCGCGCGTTCGCCGGCACGGTCGCCGAGATCTTGCCCGAGCCCGACCGGGTCCGGCGCGCCTACACCGTGCGGGTCCGGCTCGATCAGCCGATCGTCGGCCTGCGGGTCGGCATGACCGCCGAGGCCAACCTGATCGTGGCCCGGCGCGACGACGTGGTGCTGGTGCCGATCGAGGCGGTCGACGGCGATCGGGCCTGGTTCGTCGAGGGCGGCCGCGCGGTCCGTCGCCCGGTCACGCTCGGCCTCCGCGGGCTGACCGAGGCCGAGGTCGTGACCGGCGCCGCCGTGGGCGACCGCGCGATCATCGACGCCGCCGCGCGCGGGCTGCGCGAGGGCGCCCGCGTCGACGCGGCCGCGCGAGCGCCGCGATGA
- a CDS encoding ABC transporter permease, which produces MRAELFIAWRQLWHRKLLNSIAVLGVTLGVLTLIAITGIMRGFQTKFLDTVLQISPHVVMFDTTLGRPEPVVDRLLGGPSATRIVRQTSTDRQRRIVRPGETVRAIRALPGVVAAAPLVVGSAVASAGSKTVPVELRGIDPVQQELVTPLRRFVVVGAFDELGGAVDGAVLGYQLAELLGVGVGDSVGCVAGQGERVSLRVVALFDTGVAALDKGRIYVPTRLAQTVLGRPDVIDRIELRLAEPDDAPRVAAGLEARFGYDAESWQEANASMLGVFDQQNMITGLIIGAVLMVGGFGILSIQIMIVLEKRRDIALLKSVGYSSRNVLAVFLVEGGVVAVVGAALGAALGHAVLVAMRSIESASGMGYSKPSTFAIYERASVYLWAFGFAVGVGLLASLIPAWRASRVEPVDVLRGAS; this is translated from the coding sequence ATGAGGGCCGAGCTGTTCATCGCGTGGCGCCAGCTCTGGCACCGCAAGCTGCTCAACAGCATCGCGGTCCTGGGCGTGACGCTGGGCGTGCTGACGCTGATCGCGATCACCGGGATCATGCGCGGCTTCCAGACCAAGTTCCTCGACACCGTGCTGCAGATCAGCCCGCACGTGGTGATGTTCGACACCACCCTCGGGCGGCCCGAGCCGGTGGTCGATCGCCTCCTGGGCGGCCCGAGCGCGACCAGGATCGTGCGGCAGACCAGCACCGATCGCCAGCGCCGCATCGTCCGGCCCGGCGAGACCGTGCGCGCGATCCGGGCGCTGCCGGGGGTGGTCGCGGCCGCGCCGCTGGTGGTCGGCAGCGCGGTGGCGTCGGCCGGCAGCAAGACCGTGCCGGTCGAGCTGCGCGGCATCGATCCCGTCCAGCAGGAGCTGGTGACGCCGCTGCGCCGGTTCGTCGTGGTCGGCGCCTTCGACGAGCTGGGCGGCGCCGTCGACGGGGCGGTGCTCGGCTACCAGCTCGCGGAGCTCCTCGGCGTCGGGGTCGGCGACTCGGTCGGGTGCGTCGCGGGTCAGGGCGAGCGCGTCAGCCTGCGCGTGGTCGCGCTGTTCGACACCGGCGTCGCCGCGCTCGACAAGGGCCGCATCTACGTGCCGACCCGCCTGGCCCAGACCGTCCTCGGGCGCCCCGACGTGATCGACCGGATCGAGCTGCGCCTGGCCGAGCCCGACGACGCCCCGCGCGTGGCCGCGGGCCTCGAGGCGCGCTTCGGCTACGACGCCGAGAGCTGGCAGGAGGCCAACGCCAGCATGCTGGGCGTGTTCGACCAGCAGAACATGATCACCGGGCTCATCATCGGCGCGGTGCTGATGGTCGGTGGTTTCGGCATCCTGTCGATCCAGATCATGATCGTCCTCGAGAAGCGGCGCGACATCGCGCTGCTCAAGAGCGTCGGCTACTCGTCGCGGAACGTGCTGGCGGTGTTCCTGGTCGAGGGCGGCGTGGTCGCGGTGGTCGGCGCGGCGCTCGGCGCGGCGCTCGGCCACGCCGTGCTGGTGGCGATGCGCTCGATCGAGAGCGCCTCGGGCATGGGCTACTCGAAGCCGTCGACGTTCGCGATCTACGAGCGCGCCAGCGTGTACCTGTGGGCGTTCGGGTTCGCGGTCGGCGTCGGGCTCCTGGCCAGCCTGATCCCGGCGTGGCGGGCGTCGCGGGTCGAGCCGGTCGACGTGCTGCGGGGGGCGTCGTGA
- the katG gene encoding catalase/peroxidase HPI: MSTESKCPFSGAGSHAVSGAPTNATWWPKQLNLKILHRSSTSNPMGQAFDYATEFASLDLDAVVADLTALMTDSQDWWPADYGHYGPLFIRMAWHAAGTYRIADGRGGAGTGTQRFAPLDSWPDNVNLDKARRLLWPIKQKYGRKLSWADLMVLAGTVAMDTMGLQTFGFAGGRADIWEPEDEINWGPETTWLGDQRYSGDRALANPLGAVQMGLIYVNPEGPNGTPDPLASARDIRETFARMAMNDEETVALIAGGHTFGKTHGAAPTSHVGREPAGADLEEQGLGWRNSFGSGVGVHTISSGIEGAWTPNPIRWDNGFFETLFGYEWELTKSPAGAHQWKPQGTSGDGTVPDAHDPTRRHAPMMTTADMALRVDPIYEPISRRFLAHPAELHDAFARAWFKLTHRDMGPRARYLGKLVPAEVLIWQDPVPAVDHPLVDAHDQAALKATLLASGLSTQELVTTAWASAATFRGSDKRGGANGARIRLAPQKDWEVNQPAQLARVLGILEGIQQGFNAAHVGGAQISLADLIVLGGGAAIEDAARKAGHDVTVPFAPGRTDATDAQTDVPAFAVLEPIVDGFRNYARAGCEDAAPELLVDKAQLLNLSAPELTALIGGLRALDANVGQRKHGVFTTRPGVLTNDFFVNLLDMRTTWRRSAADAHVLEGRDRTTGAPRWTATVVDLVFGSNAQLRAVAEAYAAADAEPKFIADFVAAWAKVMNNDRFDLA; this comes from the coding sequence ATGTCGACCGAATCGAAGTGCCCGTTCTCGGGCGCGGGCAGCCACGCGGTGTCCGGCGCCCCCACCAACGCCACCTGGTGGCCCAAGCAGCTGAACCTGAAGATCTTGCACCGGTCGTCGACCTCGAACCCGATGGGCCAGGCCTTCGACTACGCCACGGAGTTCGCGAGCCTCGATCTCGACGCCGTGGTCGCCGACCTGACGGCCCTGATGACCGACTCCCAGGACTGGTGGCCGGCCGACTACGGCCACTACGGGCCGCTGTTCATCCGCATGGCGTGGCACGCCGCCGGCACCTACCGCATCGCCGACGGCCGCGGCGGCGCGGGCACCGGCACCCAGCGGTTCGCGCCGCTCGACAGCTGGCCCGACAACGTCAACCTCGACAAGGCCCGCCGGCTGCTGTGGCCGATCAAGCAGAAGTACGGCCGCAAGCTGTCCTGGGCCGACCTCATGGTCCTCGCCGGCACCGTCGCGATGGACACGATGGGCTTGCAGACCTTCGGCTTCGCCGGCGGTCGCGCCGACATCTGGGAGCCCGAGGACGAGATCAACTGGGGCCCGGAGACCACGTGGCTGGGCGATCAGCGCTACAGCGGTGACCGCGCGCTCGCCAACCCGCTCGGCGCGGTGCAGATGGGCCTGATCTACGTCAACCCCGAGGGCCCCAACGGCACGCCCGATCCGCTGGCGTCGGCGCGCGACATCCGCGAGACCTTCGCGCGCATGGCGATGAACGACGAGGAGACCGTGGCGCTGATCGCCGGCGGCCACACCTTCGGCAAGACCCACGGCGCGGCCCCGACCAGCCACGTCGGCCGCGAGCCGGCCGGCGCCGACCTCGAGGAGCAAGGCCTGGGCTGGCGCAACAGCTTCGGCAGCGGCGTCGGTGTGCACACCATCTCGAGCGGCATCGAGGGCGCGTGGACGCCCAACCCGATCCGCTGGGACAACGGCTTCTTCGAGACCCTGTTCGGCTACGAGTGGGAGCTGACCAAGAGCCCCGCCGGCGCCCACCAGTGGAAGCCGCAGGGCACGTCGGGCGACGGCACCGTCCCCGACGCCCACGATCCGACCCGGCGCCACGCGCCGATGATGACCACCGCCGACATGGCGCTGCGGGTCGACCCGATCTACGAGCCGATCTCGCGGCGCTTCCTCGCGCACCCCGCCGAGCTGCACGACGCCTTCGCGCGCGCGTGGTTCAAGCTCACCCACCGCGACATGGGGCCGCGCGCGCGCTACCTCGGCAAGCTCGTGCCGGCGGAGGTGCTGATCTGGCAGGACCCGGTGCCCGCGGTCGATCACCCGCTGGTCGACGCCCACGACCAGGCCGCGCTCAAGGCCACGCTCCTCGCGTCGGGCCTGAGCACCCAGGAGCTGGTCACGACCGCGTGGGCCTCGGCTGCGACGTTCCGCGGCAGCGACAAGCGCGGCGGCGCCAACGGCGCGCGCATCCGCCTGGCGCCGCAGAAGGACTGGGAGGTCAACCAGCCGGCCCAGCTCGCGCGCGTGCTCGGGATCCTCGAGGGGATCCAGCAGGGGTTCAACGCCGCGCACGTCGGGGGCGCGCAGATCTCGCTCGCCGATCTGATCGTCCTGGGCGGCGGCGCCGCGATCGAGGACGCGGCCCGGAAGGCCGGCCACGACGTGACCGTGCCGTTCGCGCCTGGCCGCACCGACGCGACCGACGCGCAGACCGACGTCCCGGCGTTCGCCGTGCTCGAGCCGATCGTCGACGGATTCCGCAACTACGCGCGGGCCGGCTGCGAGGACGCCGCCCCCGAGCTGCTCGTCGACAAGGCCCAGCTGCTCAACCTGAGCGCGCCCGAGCTGACCGCGCTGATCGGCGGGCTGCGCGCGCTCGACGCCAACGTCGGCCAGCGCAAGCACGGCGTGTTCACGACCCGCCCCGGCGTGCTGACCAACGACTTCTTCGTCAACCTGCTCGACATGCGCACGACCTGGCGGCGCTCGGCCGCCGACGCCCACGTCCTCGAGGGCCGCGACCGCACCACCGGGGCGCCGCGCTGGACCGCGACCGTCGTCGACCTGGTGTTCGGCTCGAACGCGCAGCTGCGCGCCGTCGCCGAGGCCTACGCCGCCGCCGACGCCGAGCCGAAGTTCATCGCGGACTTCGTGGCGGCCTGGGCCAAGGTCATGAACAACGACCGCTTCGACCTGGCCTAG
- a CDS encoding zf-TFIIB domain-containing protein: protein MSAESATDVVDRCRACGGPGLDGDGVRCGACGGAWISARSLLDLIADATVQPLGRLPWVDRTRPTTRPCETCGAPMRTVSLYRVALDRCDTHGVWLDPDELELVLRQAQRLSTRFDPGGAAPWTTARSEAIGDALLGDPTSADRTRHDGLVGALGKLLG, encoded by the coding sequence ATGTCCGCCGAGTCAGCCACCGACGTCGTCGATCGCTGTCGCGCCTGCGGGGGCCCTGGGCTCGACGGTGACGGCGTCCGCTGCGGCGCGTGCGGCGGCGCCTGGATCAGCGCGCGGTCGCTGCTCGATCTGATCGCCGACGCCACCGTCCAGCCGCTGGGTCGGCTGCCGTGGGTCGACCGCACCCGCCCGACCACGCGCCCGTGCGAGACCTGCGGCGCGCCGATGCGCACGGTGTCGCTCTACCGGGTCGCGCTCGATCGCTGCGACACCCACGGCGTCTGGCTCGATCCCGACGAGCTCGAGCTGGTGCTGCGCCAGGCCCAGCGGCTGTCGACCCGGTTCGATCCCGGCGGCGCCGCGCCGTGGACCACCGCCCGTTCCGAGGCGATCGGCGACGCGCTCCTCGGCGACCCGACCAGCGCCGACCGCACCCGCCACGACGGCCTGGTCGGCGCGCTGGGCAAGCTGCTCGGCTGA
- a CDS encoding TonB C-terminal domain-containing protein, whose amino-acid sequence MSLSGTALHTYSGFGTAFITAAVGVAVWWADSQADDAAAKPDPYADMEVIDAALAEKAPAPVVQPQKQFRPPPDPVKPEGVSRDADAKPVDQPKDEPTAPVDINAVLNKHRADDEELPVGPATQPVVGAFDGSDDGWGDETRGDPYLGALKSDLLRGWEFPEILSEVGTPIGCIHLEPDGTIPEYVLREKSGNAELDDSVERALEALQKRREKTPKPVPTYLVPKTRKWICYRMKV is encoded by the coding sequence ATGAGCCTGTCCGGGACCGCGCTCCACACCTACTCCGGGTTCGGCACGGCGTTCATCACCGCCGCGGTCGGCGTGGCGGTGTGGTGGGCCGACAGCCAGGCCGACGACGCGGCGGCGAAGCCCGATCCGTACGCCGACATGGAGGTGATCGACGCGGCCCTGGCCGAGAAGGCGCCGGCGCCGGTGGTGCAGCCGCAGAAGCAGTTCCGCCCGCCGCCTGATCCGGTCAAGCCCGAGGGCGTGTCGCGCGACGCCGACGCCAAGCCGGTCGACCAGCCCAAGGACGAGCCCACGGCGCCGGTCGACATCAACGCGGTCTTGAACAAGCACCGCGCCGACGACGAGGAGCTCCCGGTCGGGCCGGCGACCCAGCCGGTGGTCGGCGCGTTCGACGGCTCCGACGACGGGTGGGGCGACGAGACGCGCGGCGACCCGTACCTGGGCGCGCTCAAGAGCGACCTCTTGCGCGGCTGGGAGTTCCCCGAGATCCTGTCCGAGGTCGGCACGCCGATCGGCTGCATCCACCTCGAGCCCGACGGCACGATCCCCGAGTACGTGCTGCGCGAGAAGAGCGGCAACGCCGAGCTCGACGACTCGGTCGAGCGCGCGCTGGAGGCGCTGCAGAAGCGTCGCGAGAAGACCCCGAAGCCGGTGCCGACGTACCTCGTCCCCAAGACCAGGAAATGGATATGCTACCGCATGAAGGTCTGA
- the tolB gene encoding Tol-Pal system beta propeller repeat protein TolB, with translation MLAGAIVLLAALAVAAPVASADDGVIIDVTGAKRGRYPIAVPVAVDSDGAAAAEVAAVATFDLNVAGYFKVLDPASFLADLATEKLGLDPGKWKDVGAYGVIKYRVVVTGDKLDLEARLYEVSKGASAVLTRSYKGSKADLRKLTHAWCNEVVKYYTGESGFFGSRLAYVSKKKGASQVMVVDFDGAHPYSVTRNSSTNILPAWSPGGGQIAFTSYMRNNPDLYVVGAGGGRPKKIASYRGMNTGASWSPDGSKIAVTLSKDGNPDIYVISASDGSVLTRLTNNKAIDTGPAWSPDGGTIAFVSDREGGPQIFVAPAGGGAARRVSKNGSYNTTPSWSPAKGARVLAYTTRDGGSYDIVTLDVDSGKMTRITQNEGSNEEPSWSPNGRAIAFARTGGGGGGIYIASADGVGKAIKVLSGSVTGIDWGPAPGN, from the coding sequence GTGCTGGCGGGCGCGATCGTGCTCCTCGCGGCGCTGGCCGTGGCCGCGCCCGTGGCGTCGGCCGACGACGGCGTCATCATCGACGTGACCGGCGCCAAGCGCGGCCGCTACCCGATCGCGGTGCCGGTCGCGGTCGACTCCGACGGCGCCGCCGCGGCCGAGGTTGCGGCGGTCGCGACGTTCGACCTGAACGTGGCCGGGTACTTCAAGGTGCTCGACCCGGCGTCGTTCCTGGCCGACCTGGCGACCGAGAAGCTCGGCCTCGACCCCGGCAAGTGGAAGGACGTCGGCGCCTACGGCGTGATCAAGTACCGCGTCGTCGTCACCGGCGACAAGCTCGACCTCGAGGCGCGCCTGTACGAGGTGTCCAAGGGCGCCAGCGCGGTGCTGACCAGGAGCTACAAGGGCAGCAAGGCCGACCTGCGCAAGCTGACCCACGCCTGGTGCAACGAGGTCGTCAAGTACTACACCGGCGAGTCGGGCTTCTTCGGCTCGCGCCTGGCGTACGTCAGCAAGAAGAAGGGCGCGTCGCAGGTGATGGTCGTCGACTTCGACGGCGCCCACCCGTACTCGGTCACGCGCAACAGCTCGACCAACATCCTGCCGGCGTGGTCGCCGGGCGGCGGGCAGATCGCGTTCACCTCGTACATGCGCAACAACCCCGACCTGTACGTGGTCGGGGCCGGCGGCGGTCGGCCCAAGAAGATCGCCAGCTACCGCGGCATGAACACGGGCGCCAGCTGGTCGCCCGACGGCTCGAAGATCGCGGTGACGCTGTCGAAGGACGGCAACCCCGACATCTACGTGATCAGCGCGTCCGACGGCTCGGTCCTGACCCGCCTCACCAACAACAAGGCGATCGACACCGGCCCGGCGTGGTCGCCCGACGGCGGCACGATCGCGTTCGTCAGCGACCGCGAGGGCGGGCCGCAGATCTTCGTCGCGCCGGCCGGCGGCGGCGCGGCCCGACGGGTCAGCAAGAACGGCAGCTACAACACCACGCCGTCGTGGTCGCCGGCCAAGGGCGCGCGCGTGCTCGCGTACACGACCCGCGACGGCGGCAGCTACGACATCGTCACGCTCGACGTCGACAGCGGCAAGATGACGCGCATCACCCAGAACGAGGGCTCGAACGAGGAGCCGAGCTGGTCGCCCAACGGCCGCGCGATCGCGTTCGCGCGCACCGGCGGCGGCGGCGGCGGCATCTACATCGCGTCGGCCGACGGCGTCGGCAAGGCGATCAAGGTGCTCAGCGGCTCGGTCACCGGCATCGACTGGGGCCCGGCCCCGGGCAACTGA
- a CDS encoding DUF2271 domain-containing protein, with protein sequence MAARTSLLALVALITAALAGAAAPATAQASLQVTFKTTAHGGNYAPRNVVAVWIEDPAGTFVKTVGRWANTRRSHLVAWTAKAGAADVDAVSGATRPDHVPTLNLTWDLKNRAGAEVPDGTYTIRMELADRNSSTAAENDQGTFTFVKNGTSATQTNLTSGGFNTVGITYTAMVSATCGDGTLDAGETCDPIATCPTSCPAPADACQTNTLVGSAAACTAACALATISACGPDDGCCPVGCTDATDGDCPPAGGGGANTVTGGCSTGGGPVPLVVGLGFALALAVRRRR encoded by the coding sequence ATGGCCGCCCGCACCTCGCTGCTCGCGCTCGTCGCCCTGATCACCGCGGCCCTCGCTGGCGCGGCCGCACCGGCGACGGCGCAGGCGTCGCTGCAGGTGACGTTCAAGACCACCGCCCACGGCGGCAACTACGCCCCGCGCAACGTCGTCGCGGTGTGGATCGAGGACCCCGCCGGCACGTTCGTGAAGACCGTCGGCCGCTGGGCCAACACCCGCCGATCGCACCTGGTGGCGTGGACGGCCAAGGCCGGCGCCGCCGACGTCGACGCGGTGTCGGGCGCGACCCGGCCGGATCACGTGCCGACCCTCAACCTGACGTGGGACCTGAAGAACCGCGCCGGCGCCGAGGTCCCCGACGGCACCTACACGATCCGCATGGAGCTGGCCGATCGCAACTCGAGCACCGCCGCCGAGAACGACCAGGGCACGTTCACGTTCGTCAAGAACGGCACGTCGGCGACCCAGACCAACCTGACCAGCGGCGGCTTCAACACCGTCGGCATCACCTACACCGCGATGGTCAGCGCCACCTGCGGCGACGGCACGCTCGACGCGGGCGAGACCTGCGATCCCATCGCCACCTGCCCGACCTCGTGCCCGGCGCCCGCCGACGCGTGCCAGACCAACACCCTGGTCGGCAGCGCCGCGGCCTGCACCGCCGCGTGCGCGCTCGCGACGATCTCCGCGTGCGGCCCCGACGACGGCTGCTGCCCGGTCGGCTGCACCGACGCCACCGACGGCGACTGCCCGCCCGCTGGCGGCGGCGGCGCCAACACCGTCACCGGCGGCTGCAGCACCGGCGGCGGCCCGGTGCCGCTGGTGGTCGGGCTCGGCTTCGCGCTCGCGCTCGCGGTCCGGCGTCGGCGCTGA
- a CDS encoding ABC transporter ATP-binding protein, with the protein MTAVPALEARALVRDLGDEVRTRILHGLDLAIAPGEFVSVTGPSGSGKSTLLYLLGALDRPTSGEVLIEGVATSGLDDRARGVLRGERLGFVFQFHFLLPEFTSLENVLIPMLRRRDLAAAEARRRATAALTSLGIGELIDRRPTQLSGGQQQRVSIARAIAHGPRILLADEPTGNLDTTAGAAVLAIFERLAADGMTVVMVTHEPSYAARAGRELRLRDGRLVDAIIRAPASA; encoded by the coding sequence GTGACCGCGGTCCCGGCGCTCGAGGCCCGCGCGCTGGTGCGCGACCTCGGCGACGAGGTCCGGACCCGGATCCTCCACGGGCTCGACCTGGCGATCGCGCCCGGCGAGTTCGTCAGCGTCACCGGCCCGAGCGGCTCGGGCAAGTCGACGCTGCTGTACCTGCTGGGCGCGCTCGACCGCCCGACCTCGGGCGAGGTGCTGATCGAGGGCGTGGCCACCAGCGGCCTCGACGATCGCGCCCGCGGCGTGCTGCGCGGTGAGCGGCTCGGGTTCGTCTTCCAGTTCCACTTCCTCTTGCCCGAGTTCACCAGCCTCGAGAACGTGCTGATCCCGATGCTGCGGCGCCGCGACCTCGCCGCGGCCGAGGCCCGCCGGCGCGCGACCGCGGCGCTGACGTCGCTCGGGATCGGTGAGCTGATCGATCGGCGCCCGACCCAGCTGTCGGGCGGGCAGCAGCAGCGGGTGTCGATCGCGCGCGCGATCGCCCACGGGCCGCGGATCCTCCTGGCCGACGAGCCGACCGGCAACCTCGACACCACCGCCGGCGCGGCGGTGCTCGCCATCTTCGAGCGCCTCGCCGCCGACGGCATGACCGTCGTGATGGTCACGCACGAGCCGAGCTACGCGGCCCGGGCCGGGCGCGAGCTGCGCCTGCGCGACGGCCGGCTGGTCGACGCGATCATCCGGGCACCGGCGTCGGCGTAG
- a CDS encoding adenylyl-sulfate kinase translates to MTGAVVWFTGLPGAGKSTLARRVEARLREARREPVVLDGDDVRAALVPPPGHDPEARDGFYRTLAGLAALVARGGAIVLVPATAHQQAWRAHARTLTPRFVEVYLATPLDECRRRDPKGLYAAAPAELPGVGVAYEPPAHAEVVVVPGREATAVDQILAHLAIGGIDP, encoded by the coding sequence GTGACCGGCGCGGTCGTGTGGTTCACCGGGCTCCCAGGCGCGGGCAAGTCGACGCTGGCGCGGCGGGTCGAGGCCCGGCTGCGCGAGGCCCGCCGCGAGCCGGTGGTGCTCGACGGCGACGACGTGCGCGCGGCGCTGGTGCCGCCGCCCGGCCACGATCCCGAGGCCCGCGATGGCTTCTACCGGACGCTCGCGGGGCTCGCCGCGCTGGTGGCGCGCGGCGGCGCGATCGTGCTGGTCCCCGCGACCGCCCACCAGCAGGCGTGGCGCGCGCACGCGCGGACGCTGACGCCGCGGTTCGTCGAGGTCTACCTGGCGACGCCGCTCGACGAGTGCCGGCGGCGCGACCCGAAGGGCCTGTACGCGGCGGCGCCGGCCGAGCTGCCTGGCGTCGGCGTCGCGTACGAGCCGCCAGCGCACGCCGAGGTCGTGGTGGTCCCCGGGCGCGAGGCGACCGCGGTCGACCAGATCCTGGCGCACCTCGCGATCGGCGGGATCGATCCTTGA